The following coding sequences lie in one Spinacia oleracea cultivar Varoflay chromosome 1, BTI_SOV_V1, whole genome shotgun sequence genomic window:
- the LOC110777534 gene encoding endo-1,4-beta-xylanase 5-like, giving the protein MNISFLLWHACFLLYLGDTLQALSYDYSATTECLEEAWKVQYGGGIIQNPEFNNGVEGWTVFGQGQLEERITKDGNRFIAALNRTYPSDSLSQRVQLQKGKIYTFSAWIQISKGSEIISVKFRSSSGNYLHGGTVIAEQGCWSMLKGGIVANFSGPVDLTFETKNTLDEIWVDNVSLRPFTKKQWQSHQEKTIAKVRKSKVKFNVTNKDNNELAGAKITLKQIKSGFPTGCEINQNILNNSKYQDWFASRFSVTAFGNEMKWYFTEKIRGQEDYTIPDAMLQFCEQKKIDVRGHNIIWDDPTFQPTWINGETSPQELKDAAEKRMKSVVSRYKGRLIHWDVVNENLHFSFYENKLGENVSAEFYARAYELDQKPVLFMNEYNTIEFSRDEYSIPAKYARKLKNTISYYEEKSGGNETLPMGIGVQSRFGPGQPNIAYMRAGMDYLASMGFPLWLTELFVDKGENQAEYLEDVLREGYSHPAVEGIVIWPTSPFGSECKMCLTDLNFNNTPNGDVVDKLIEEFRSSKSLEISANVQGISEAVLLNGDYQVTVRHLETNSYAKLKLKVTGNSADFVHVQLDAFDPHVCM; this is encoded by the exons ATGAACATCAGTTTCTTATTATGGCATGCGTGCTTTCTACTGTATCTAG GGGATACCCTACAAGCTTTGTCGTATGACTATTCAGCAACAACGGAG TGTCTGGAGGAAGCTTGGAAGGTTCAATATGGTGGAGGAATCATACAAAATCCAGAATTCAATAATGGTGTTGAAGGATGGACTGTGTTTGGACAAGGACAGCTCGAAGAAAGAATAACTAAAGATGGGAACAGGTTCATCGCGGCTCTTAACAGAACTTACCCATCTGATAGCCTCTCTCAGAGAGTTCAGCTTCAGAAAGGAAAAATTTACACCTTTTCAG CATGGATTCAGATAAGCAAAGGCAGTGAAATTATATCTGTAAAATTTAGAAGCTCTAGTGGTAATTACCTCCATGGAGGTACAGTGATTGCTGAACAAGGATGCTGGAGTATGCTTAAAGGCGGAATAGTTGCAAATTTTTCAGGCCCCGTTGATTTAACTTTCGAG ACCAAGAACACACTTGATGAAATCTGGGTAGATAACGTCTCTTTGAGACCTTTTACTAAGAAGCAATGGCAATCACACCAAGAAAAAACCATTGCAAAG GTGAGAAAGAGTAAGGTGAAATTCAATGTGACAAATAAAGATAACAATGAATTAGCAGGAGCAAAAATTACTCTGAAGCAAATAAAATCAGGTTTTCCTACAGGATGTGAAATAAACCAGAATATCCTAAACAACAGCAAGTATCAAGATTGGTTTGCCTCAAGATTTTCGGTCACTGCTTTTGGGAATGAAATGAAATGGTACTTTACAGAAAAAATACGAGGGCAAGAAGACTACACCATACCCGATGCCATGCTACAATTTTGTGAGCAGAAAAAAATTGATGTTCGAGGTCACAACATTATATGGGATGATCCTACATTTCAACCTACATGGATAAATGGTGAAACCAGTCCACAGGAGTTAAAAGATGCAGCTGAAAAGAGGATGAAATCAGTTGTTTCAAGGTATAAAGGCAGATTAATTCATTGGGATGTTGTGAATGAGAACTTGCATTTTAGCTTTTATGAGAATAAGCTTGGTGAAAATGTTTCAGCAGAGTTTTATGCTAGAGCATATGAACTTGATCAAAAGCCGGTTTTGTTTATGAACGAGTATAACACGATAGAGTTTAGTCGAGATGAATACTCAATACCAGCAAAATATGCTAGAAAGTTGAAGAACACCATATCATATTATGAGGAAAAAAGTGGTGGTAATGAAACATTGCCCATGGGAATAGGGGTGCAATCGCGGTTTGGCCCTGGTCAGCCCAATATTGCCTATATGAGAGCAGGAATGGACTACTTAGCTTCAATGGGATTCCCTCTATGGCTTACTGAACTCTTTGTCGATAAAGGGGAGAACCAG GCAGAGTATCTGGAGGATGTGCTAAGGGAGGGATATTCACACCCTGCAGTGGAAGGGATAGTGATATGGCCAACTTCACCATTTGGCAGTGAATGCAAGATGTGCTTGACTGATTTAAACTTCAACAACACACCAAATGGAGATGTAGTTGATAAGCTAATTGAGGAGTTTAGGAGCTCGAAATCATTGGAAATCTCTGCCAATGTTCAAGGAATTTCTGAAGCTGTGTTGCTAAATGGGGATTATCAAGTTACTGTAAGGCATCTTGAGACAAATTCTTATGCGAAGTTGAAGCTGAAGGTGACTGGGAATTCAGCTGACTTTGTGCATGTTCAACTTGATGCATTTGATCCCCATGTCTGTATGTAA